In Candidatus Cohnella colombiensis, one DNA window encodes the following:
- a CDS encoding YhcN/YlaJ family sporulation lipoprotein — MYIYRKMALALLTILLGLITGCNYKDHYQNSNQDYASRASNDPKMMGVRSYGSTNAHPNQHNNRYFEYSSAISTKVASLPGINSAIVFLTDKNAYVGIVMDATATGTKARGGANTREQHSGGSIMGRYDVANESPVEENRKMITPYTPYISQKDSVNISTELRQVIGERVRMAHPRVNEVHISANQEYVNQSFEFVKAIWSGDSNTALIPEFNVLVQYFFGYGDQIPLPLYETQSTRANTSSPSLNGEEALRRSYRQ; from the coding sequence ATGTATATCTATCGTAAAATGGCACTGGCTTTACTGACCATTCTACTCGGCTTGATAACCGGTTGTAATTACAAAGATCATTATCAGAACAGCAACCAAGACTACGCGAGCAGAGCAAGTAACGATCCAAAGATGATGGGCGTGAGATCATATGGTTCAACAAATGCTCATCCAAATCAACACAACAATCGTTATTTCGAATATAGCTCAGCCATTTCCACTAAAGTTGCGAGCTTACCTGGTATTAATTCAGCAATCGTATTCCTAACAGATAAAAATGCTTATGTTGGCATTGTGATGGACGCAACTGCAACAGGCACAAAAGCACGCGGAGGCGCTAATACTCGTGAACAACACAGTGGTGGCTCGATTATGGGAAGGTACGATGTTGCGAATGAAAGCCCTGTTGAAGAAAATCGGAAGATGATTACGCCGTACACACCGTATATTTCACAAAAGGATTCGGTAAACATCTCCACAGAACTACGCCAAGTGATTGGTGAGCGTGTCCGTATGGCGCATCCTCGGGTGAATGAGGTGCATATCTCCGCAAATCAGGAATATGTCAATCAGTCGTTTGAATTCGTAAAGGCCATATGGTCCGGAGATTCAAATACCGCACTAATACCTGAGTTCAATGTGCTCGTACAATACTTTTTCGGATATGGCGACCAAATACCTCTCCCGCTTTATGAAACACAGTCGACACGAGCAAATACTTCTTCACCATCATTGAATGGTGAAGAAGCTTTGCGGAGATCATACAGACAATGA
- the coxB gene encoding cytochrome c oxidase subunit II, with translation MNRWHVLKRLLPLMVGLMLILSACGREDLSTLNPQGPVAQSQYDLMKLSIGIMALVVIVVFAICIYVLIRFRRRKGDNTIPKQVEGNHTLEIIWTSVPLILLLILGVPTIQQVFNLSKDYSQDPDAIQVKVTAHQYWWEFEYPDYGITTAQDLIVPTGKKIYFQLHTADVKHSFWIPAIGGKMDTNAGITNKMYLEFDKEGVFRGKCAELCGPSHAYMDFKAKAVSEESFNNWIAAMHEPAQVAADAEIATLFTNACLSCHAIGESTADSARTGPDLTGIGGRVTVGSILYNDEAPVADNLVEWITDPQKIKAGANMPSAGDMGLTPEQVQGIADYLADYKLNY, from the coding sequence ATGAATCGGTGGCACGTACTAAAAAGGCTTCTTCCGCTGATGGTGGGATTAATGCTGATTTTATCGGCATGTGGAAGAGAAGACCTTTCTACGCTGAATCCACAGGGACCGGTGGCACAATCGCAATACGACTTAATGAAGTTGTCTATCGGCATAATGGCTTTAGTCGTCATTGTAGTATTTGCCATTTGTATTTATGTTCTCATCAGGTTCCGTCGTCGTAAAGGCGACAACACAATTCCTAAGCAAGTTGAAGGGAATCACACATTAGAAATCATTTGGACATCAGTACCGCTTATTTTGCTTCTTATTCTTGGTGTACCGACGATACAACAAGTATTCAATCTGTCGAAGGACTATAGCCAAGATCCTGATGCGATTCAAGTTAAAGTTACAGCGCATCAATACTGGTGGGAATTCGAATATCCTGATTATGGCATTACGACAGCACAGGATTTAATCGTTCCAACAGGCAAGAAAATTTACTTCCAGCTTCATACAGCAGATGTAAAACATTCCTTCTGGATTCCAGCAATTGGCGGGAAGATGGATACGAATGCAGGTATAACGAACAAGATGTATTTGGAATTCGATAAAGAGGGCGTTTTTAGAGGGAAGTGCGCTGAATTATGCGGACCATCTCATGCTTATATGGATTTCAAAGCAAAAGCAGTAAGCGAAGAGTCATTCAACAATTGGATCGCAGCGATGCATGAACCGGCACAGGTAGCTGCCGATGCTGAAATTGCGACATTGTTCACGAATGCATGCTTGTCCTGTCATGCGATTGGGGAAAGCACCGCAGACTCGGCTCGTACAGGTCCTGACTTAACAGGGATCGGTGGCAGGGTAACGGTAGGTAGTATTCTATACAATGACGAAGCACCAGTAGCGGATAATCTTGTTGAATGGATAACAGATCCTCAGAAGATTAAAGCGGGAGCAAATATGCCTAGTGCAGGAGATATGGGACTGACTCCTGAGCAAGTTCAAGGTATTGCCGACTACTTGGCTGATTATAAACTGAATTACTAA
- a CDS encoding cytochrome (ubi)quinol oxidase subunit III has product MSAHDHAAGQLPHEPEKATLEGRNKIVGFWIFLGAEVVLFGTLFSAYLALRGHSSEGPTADELFQLPMVFAATMILLTSSLASVFAVQALHQHKVKSMITWLFITIALGLGFLVLEIYEFVEYIHEGHGFTTSAFSSSFYTLVGFHGAHVAFGVVWIGLVIGQIYKKGLTVVTAPKVYVSAIYWHFIDVVWVFIFSVVYLMGKVG; this is encoded by the coding sequence ATGAGCGCACACGATCACGCAGCGGGACAGTTACCGCATGAGCCAGAAAAAGCGACATTAGAAGGTCGCAATAAAATTGTCGGCTTCTGGATTTTCCTTGGTGCAGAAGTTGTACTGTTCGGAACGTTGTTCTCTGCATATTTAGCACTTCGTGGTCATTCAAGCGAAGGTCCAACAGCAGACGAATTGTTCCAATTGCCGATGGTATTCGCAGCAACGATGATATTGCTGACTTCGAGTTTAGCTAGTGTATTTGCAGTTCAGGCGCTACACCAGCATAAAGTGAAGTCAATGATCACTTGGTTATTTATAACAATTGCACTTGGTCTTGGGTTCCTGGTGTTAGAAATTTATGAGTTTGTAGAGTATATCCATGAGGGACATGGCTTTACTACAAGTGCATTCAGCTCATCATTCTATACCTTGGTTGGGTTCCATGGAGCGCACGTTGCGTTTGGGGTAGTCTGGATCGGATTGGTAATCGGTCAAATCTACAAAAAGGGCTTAACAGTGGTAACAGCCCCTAAAGTGTATGTGTCGGCCATTTACTGGCATTTCATCGACGTCGTTTGGGTATTCATCTTTAGCGTTGTTTATTTGATGGGAAAGGTGGGTTAA
- a CDS encoding electron transfer flavoprotein subunit alpha/FixB family protein produces the protein MEREAEQFHGQHQGIWVFIEVKDGAIAHVSLELLGAGRMLADKRKSLLSGILIGDQVDHLADELYEYGADQVYVYDDPIYRFYRTESYMRALLDCIRKHKPEILLYGATSTGKDLASAVATDLPTGLTADTTQLDVEADTGLLQASRPAFGGNIMATILCKKYRPQMATVRPKVMKALPQQAGRQGVLIQERIAITEAQIRTKVLEIVRSTIQRVRIDEADIIVAGGKGLGSPAGFELIHELAHTLGGAVGASRDVVEAGWVAHHHQVGQTGVTVTPKIYFAIGISGAIQHIVGMQNSALIIAINKDPTAAIFQASHYGIVGDALTIVPMLIEAFKVAIGRKEEVDVGKI, from the coding sequence ATGGAGCGTGAGGCTGAGCAATTTCACGGTCAGCATCAAGGGATTTGGGTGTTTATCGAGGTGAAGGACGGTGCAATCGCACACGTGTCCCTAGAGTTGTTAGGCGCAGGGCGAATGCTTGCAGATAAGCGCAAATCTTTGCTATCGGGCATCCTGATCGGCGATCAAGTAGATCACTTGGCTGATGAGCTATATGAATATGGTGCTGATCAAGTATACGTATATGATGATCCCATTTATCGCTTCTATCGAACGGAGTCCTACATGCGTGCACTCCTCGATTGTATTCGGAAGCATAAGCCTGAAATATTGCTCTATGGCGCGACATCTACAGGAAAAGATTTGGCGAGTGCAGTTGCTACAGATTTACCGACAGGTCTTACTGCGGATACGACGCAATTGGATGTAGAGGCAGACACTGGCTTGCTTCAAGCGAGTAGACCAGCGTTCGGTGGCAACATTATGGCAACGATTCTTTGTAAGAAATATCGCCCTCAGATGGCGACAGTACGCCCTAAGGTTATGAAGGCACTCCCTCAGCAAGCAGGCCGACAAGGTGTGCTCATCCAAGAACGTATAGCGATAACTGAAGCACAGATTCGTACGAAGGTGTTAGAGATCGTTCGTTCAACGATACAACGTGTTCGGATAGATGAAGCGGATATTATAGTGGCGGGTGGCAAAGGGCTCGGAAGTCCAGCGGGATTTGAGCTGATTCATGAGCTTGCGCATACACTAGGGGGAGCTGTAGGTGCGAGCCGGGATGTTGTAGAAGCAGGCTGGGTTGCTCATCACCACCAAGTCGGTCAGACAGGAGTTACCGTTACGCCGAAGATTTATTTTGCCATTGGCATATCAGGAGCGATTCAACATATCGTAGGGATGCAAAATTCGGCACTTATTATCGCAATCAATAAAGACCCTACAGCGGCGATCTTCCAAGCAAGCCATTATGGAATTGTTGGCGATGCACTTACGATCGTACCGATGCTAATCGAAGCCTTCAAAGTAGCAATAGGGAGAAAGGAAGAGGTCGATGTCGGAAAAATTTGA
- the ctaG gene encoding cytochrome c oxidase assembly factor CtaG yields MLGLEYFSFQDLWSPLFLTFMLVIIVLYTFMVGPWRERLGGTAVSWQRQFAFILAIVLLYLTQGGPLSLLGHLMFTFHMTNMAISYVIVPPLLIYGIPDWIWRAVFSKSFWRPFRILMNPIVCLALFILLFSFYHMPANHDWIMLHFTVHRIYYFVLLVSAVMMWWPVYAPIPEWRRISPLMTLGYIFLGGLLLTPACVMIIFANTPLFAMYNDPDVWVQAMGYCVSGDPGMLLKQFEGPAFFNLLSVMDDQQLGGIIMKLVQEFVNAIALYTVFMRWYRRDHNNDEDAVLEPTG; encoded by the coding sequence ATGCTCGGTCTGGAGTATTTCTCATTTCAAGACTTATGGAGTCCTCTGTTCCTTACGTTCATGCTTGTGATCATTGTGCTATACACATTCATGGTCGGTCCATGGAGAGAACGACTAGGTGGGACTGCGGTGTCGTGGCAACGTCAGTTCGCTTTTATTTTAGCGATCGTTCTTTTGTATTTGACACAAGGCGGTCCTCTTAGTCTGTTAGGTCATTTGATGTTTACGTTTCATATGACTAACATGGCGATTTCGTATGTTATCGTGCCTCCATTGTTGATTTACGGTATTCCAGATTGGATTTGGCGTGCAGTGTTTAGTAAAAGCTTTTGGCGTCCTTTTCGAATATTGATGAACCCGATTGTTTGTCTCGCGCTGTTCATTCTATTGTTCTCGTTCTATCACATGCCAGCTAATCACGATTGGATTATGCTTCATTTTACAGTTCACCGGATCTATTACTTCGTTCTGTTAGTGTCTGCGGTTATGATGTGGTGGCCGGTATATGCTCCGATTCCAGAATGGAGAAGGATATCACCTCTGATGACATTAGGGTATATTTTTCTTGGAGGACTGTTACTCACGCCGGCATGCGTTATGATTATTTTTGCGAACACACCATTGTTTGCAATGTACAATGATCCAGATGTATGGGTTCAGGCTATGGGTTACTGTGTGTCGGGGGACCCTGGGATGCTGCTAAAGCAATTTGAAGGTCCTGCATTTTTCAATTTATTGAGTGTTATGGATGACCAACAACTGGGCGGAATCATCATGAAGCTGGTACAAGAGTTTGTGAATGCTATTGCTCTGTACACTGTTTTCATGCGTTGGTATCGTAGAGATCATAATAACGATGAAGATGCTGTGTTAGAACCGACGGGTTAA
- a CDS encoding FHA domain-containing protein: MVYGIELSVATAMVTSDMGTLPLLAALTIGIVVAIGAVIAFLNMTVRSRDISDSAINLGDLSLQEEDKVISAEWTEDDDGTDDSFEGDELTDYTIPMTKLLLQPEQAEFAQEHEPRLFGVEGEHAGASFRLLDRKLSLGRDSIHCGIVFPYEAGEVSRRHCTIRYISETGKFLLEDHGSSNGTYLKNGERLQPGVSYELHDGDQFSLSGNRQWFMVLAGQ, from the coding sequence ATGGTGTATGGAATTGAGCTAAGTGTTGCAACAGCAATGGTGACATCTGATATGGGAACATTACCCTTGCTTGCCGCATTGACGATCGGCATTGTTGTTGCTATCGGAGCCGTCATTGCATTTTTGAACATGACAGTCAGAAGCAGAGATATCAGTGATTCAGCAATAAATCTCGGGGACCTTTCGTTGCAAGAGGAAGACAAAGTTATTTCCGCAGAATGGACAGAGGATGATGATGGCACAGATGATTCTTTTGAGGGTGATGAATTAACAGACTATACGATCCCGATGACAAAGTTACTACTACAGCCTGAACAAGCCGAATTTGCACAAGAGCATGAGCCGCGATTGTTCGGTGTAGAAGGTGAACATGCAGGGGCGAGTTTCCGATTGCTTGATCGCAAGCTTTCACTTGGTCGTGATTCCATTCACTGTGGCATTGTTTTTCCATACGAAGCGGGTGAGGTTAGCCGGAGACATTGCACAATACGTTATATTTCGGAGACAGGAAAATTTCTTTTGGAGGATCATGGATCCTCCAATGGTACCTACTTAAAAAATGGTGAGCGGCTGCAGCCAGGTGTATCTTATGAGCTACATGACGGAGATCAGTTTTCCTTGTCAGGCAATCGTCAATGGTTTATGGTATTAGCTGGGCAATGA
- a CDS encoding cytochrome C oxidase subunit IV family protein yields the protein MSSNHAGTEQSARRHRVEGPQKHIVTFILSLALTIIAFAAVASGEINTTFTYIILVVMAIIQAALQLAFWMHLKDRGHLFPIIAIISGVVVVFTMVIMAVYWTWW from the coding sequence ATGTCGAGCAATCATGCAGGGACAGAACAATCTGCAAGACGTCATCGCGTAGAAGGTCCACAGAAACATATCGTTACGTTTATCCTGTCATTAGCATTGACGATTATCGCATTTGCTGCAGTTGCATCAGGTGAAATCAACACCACTTTCACTTACATCATTCTTGTCGTGATGGCAATTATTCAAGCAGCGCTTCAATTAGCTTTCTGGATGCATCTCAAGGATCGTGGACATCTATTTCCAATCATTGCGATCATTAGTGGAGTAGTCGTTGTATTCACAATGGTAATTATGGCGGTTTACTGGACTTGGTGGTAA
- a CDS encoding DUF420 domain-containing protein, translating to MTLFEIFPMVSTSFIAISAILVGIGWRLIIKGKREQHEKVMIAAAIAALLFFIIYVSRTIFVGNTVFNGPESLKSIYLAFLLFHIVLATVAAGFGITTLTLAFRKNFAKHKKWGRKTAVIWFATAITGITVYVLLYLCYPGGHTKPVIQAIFG from the coding sequence ATGACGTTGTTTGAGATTTTCCCTATGGTTAGTACGAGCTTCATTGCAATAAGTGCAATTCTTGTTGGAATTGGCTGGAGATTGATCATTAAAGGGAAAAGAGAGCAGCATGAAAAAGTAATGATCGCTGCGGCTATTGCAGCGCTATTGTTTTTTATTATCTATGTTTCGCGTACAATCTTCGTCGGAAATACAGTATTTAATGGACCAGAAAGCTTGAAATCAATATATTTAGCATTTTTGCTGTTTCATATTGTGTTGGCGACTGTTGCAGCGGGATTTGGGATTACGACGTTAACGCTCGCATTTCGCAAAAATTTTGCGAAGCACAAGAAGTGGGGACGTAAAACTGCTGTAATCTGGTTTGCTACTGCGATCACAGGAATTACAGTCTATGTGCTGCTCTATCTGTGCTATCCAGGTGGACATACGAAACCAGTCATTCAAGCCATCTTCGGCTAA
- the ctaD gene encoding cytochrome c oxidase subunit I codes for MDWLTTVDHKKIGILYLIAGFLFFIIGGLEALVIRYQLMVPMNDVVSGQLFNELITMHGTTMIFLAAMPMLFALMNAVIPLQIGARDVAFPFLNSLGFWTFFFGGVLLNLSWFANAVPDAGWTSYVPLASTTYSDGHGVDYYVIGLQIAGIGTLLGGINFMATIINMRAPGLTFMRLPMFTWTIFITSVLIVFAFPVLTVGLVALMFDRLFHANFFESANGGNTVLWEHIFWVFGHPEVYILILPAFGIISEVVSTFSRKRLFGYSSMVFATMLIAFLGFMVWAHHMFTTGLGPVANGLFSIATMLIAVPTGVKIFNWLFTLWGGSIKFNTSSMFAIGFVPTFVMGGVTGVMLASAPADYQYHDTYFVVAHFHYVIVGGLIFGIFSGLHYWWPKMFGRKLNEVLGQITFWTFFIGFHMTFLIQHFLGLLGMPRRVVSYLPGQGFDNMNLISTIGAFLMGIGTIAFIINVFVTWSKPRNAEADAWGDGRSLEWTIPSPPPEYNFKQLPLVRSYDAWWKEKMDGNKAMTPAEPVGPIHMPSPSILPFIMSVGLFIAGFGFMYNKLIVAGAGLLITFACMAIRSLFDDHGFHIEPEDQEKEVHV; via the coding sequence ATGGACTGGTTAACGACCGTAGACCATAAGAAGATCGGGATCCTGTATTTGATTGCTGGGTTTTTGTTCTTTATCATCGGTGGCTTGGAGGCACTTGTTATTCGTTACCAATTGATGGTGCCGATGAACGATGTAGTGTCTGGTCAGCTTTTTAACGAATTAATTACAATGCACGGTACGACAATGATCTTCTTGGCAGCAATGCCAATGCTGTTCGCACTAATGAATGCGGTAATTCCGCTTCAAATTGGTGCTAGAGACGTTGCGTTTCCGTTCCTCAACTCTCTGGGCTTCTGGACATTCTTCTTCGGAGGAGTGTTGCTGAATCTGAGCTGGTTCGCGAATGCAGTTCCAGATGCGGGTTGGACATCTTATGTGCCGCTAGCTAGCACAACTTATAGTGATGGACATGGTGTTGATTACTATGTCATCGGTTTGCAGATTGCAGGGATCGGGACATTGCTTGGTGGTATTAACTTCATGGCGACGATTATTAATATGCGTGCGCCAGGACTTACCTTCATGCGTCTTCCGATGTTCACATGGACAATATTCATCACTTCTGTATTGATCGTATTTGCTTTCCCTGTGTTAACCGTCGGCCTCGTCGCGCTGATGTTCGATCGATTGTTCCATGCGAACTTCTTCGAATCAGCCAATGGCGGTAATACCGTGTTATGGGAGCATATCTTCTGGGTATTCGGACACCCTGAAGTATATATTCTCATCCTTCCGGCTTTCGGTATTATTTCCGAAGTTGTAAGTACTTTCTCGCGTAAGCGTCTCTTCGGATATAGCTCCATGGTATTCGCGACGATGTTGATCGCATTCCTTGGATTCATGGTATGGGCGCATCACATGTTCACAACAGGATTAGGCCCGGTTGCGAACGGATTGTTCTCCATTGCGACGATGTTGATCGCAGTTCCGACTGGGGTTAAGATCTTCAACTGGCTGTTCACGCTGTGGGGCGGATCGATTAAATTCAATACATCGAGCATGTTTGCAATCGGATTTGTCCCAACCTTCGTAATGGGTGGGGTAACTGGGGTAATGCTTGCATCCGCTCCAGCCGATTACCAATATCATGACACATACTTCGTAGTTGCTCACTTCCACTATGTAATCGTAGGTGGATTGATCTTTGGGATATTCTCAGGTCTCCACTATTGGTGGCCGAAGATGTTCGGTCGTAAATTGAATGAAGTACTGGGTCAAATTACGTTCTGGACGTTCTTCATTGGTTTCCATATGACATTTTTAATCCAGCATTTCTTGGGTCTACTTGGTATGCCTCGTCGTGTTGTTTCGTACTTGCCAGGTCAAGGCTTTGATAACATGAACTTGATTAGTACGATCGGTGCATTCTTGATGGGCATAGGTACAATTGCTTTCATAATCAACGTGTTCGTAACTTGGAGCAAGCCACGCAATGCAGAAGCAGATGCATGGGGTGATGGACGTTCGCTTGAATGGACGATTCCTTCTCCACCTCCAGAATATAACTTCAAACAATTGCCACTCGTTCGTAGTTATGATGCTTGGTGGAAAGAGAAGATGGATGGCAATAAAGCGATGACACCAGCTGAACCAGTAGGTCCAATCCATATGCCGTCTCCATCGATCTTACCTTTCATTATGAGCGTTGGATTGTTTATTGCAGGGTTTGGATTTATGTATAATAAACTAATCGTTGCGGGCGCTGGATTGTTGATCACGTTTGCTTGTATGGCAATCCGCTCCTTATTCGATGATCACGGCTTCCATATCGAGCCGGAAGATCAGGAGAAAGAGGTGCACGTATGA
- a CDS encoding FAD-dependent oxidoreductase has protein sequence MSEKFDAIIVGAGPAGIACAYELGKAGLKVLLLERGEYPGSKNVMGGVLYRKMMEEIVPNFHQEAPLERPIVEQRFMMMDKTSAVTFSYKGLEWAQEPFNNFTVLRAKFDQWFAAKAVEQGALLVNETVVLSCIVEDGKVVGVRTDRPDGELRADVVVLADGVNSLLAKSLGFHKEFRPDEVALATMEILKLDKRIIEDRFNLEEGQGCTIELFGDATKGILGTGFLYTNKDSLSIGVGTLLSGLIKHKIKPYELIEYVKKHPMIRPYIQGAEPQEYLAHLIPEGGYHSMPKVVGAGVLVVGDAAQLVNAIHREGSNMAMTSGRLAAEAIVAAKAQGDFSESSLSSYRQALMGSFVGQDLKKYKDATHHFDKFPQYFDQYIPMMNRAASQMLTVDGTSKRQKQKKIWRDIGPMKAKFKIARDMYRAWKVMK, from the coding sequence ATGTCGGAAAAATTTGATGCGATTATTGTAGGTGCGGGTCCTGCGGGGATTGCTTGTGCTTATGAGCTTGGCAAGGCTGGGCTAAAAGTTCTTTTACTAGAACGAGGAGAGTATCCTGGTTCGAAAAATGTAATGGGTGGCGTGCTCTATCGCAAAATGATGGAGGAGATTGTGCCGAACTTTCATCAAGAAGCGCCGCTTGAACGACCGATCGTTGAACAGCGGTTTATGATGATGGATAAAACGTCTGCGGTTACTTTTTCCTACAAGGGGTTAGAGTGGGCACAGGAGCCGTTCAACAATTTCACCGTGCTTCGAGCAAAGTTTGATCAATGGTTTGCTGCGAAGGCAGTGGAGCAAGGGGCATTGCTCGTCAATGAAACAGTCGTACTTTCCTGCATTGTGGAAGACGGTAAAGTGGTCGGAGTGCGTACCGATCGTCCGGATGGCGAGCTTCGCGCAGATGTGGTTGTGCTGGCGGATGGGGTAAATTCATTGCTCGCGAAGTCGCTTGGCTTTCATAAGGAATTTAGACCCGATGAAGTAGCACTTGCTACGATGGAAATTTTGAAGCTAGATAAGCGCATTATTGAGGATCGTTTCAACTTAGAGGAAGGTCAGGGCTGTACGATTGAACTTTTTGGGGATGCGACAAAGGGGATCTTAGGTACAGGTTTTCTTTATACAAATAAAGATTCTTTAAGCATCGGCGTAGGGACACTTCTGTCAGGATTAATTAAGCATAAAATAAAACCATATGAGCTCATTGAATATGTGAAGAAGCATCCGATGATTCGCCCTTACATCCAAGGCGCGGAGCCTCAGGAGTACCTCGCTCATCTTATTCCTGAAGGCGGTTACCATTCGATGCCGAAGGTCGTTGGCGCAGGGGTGCTCGTTGTAGGTGATGCAGCACAGCTCGTTAATGCGATACATCGAGAAGGCTCGAATATGGCAATGACTTCAGGCCGTTTAGCTGCAGAGGCGATCGTTGCAGCGAAAGCACAAGGCGATTTCTCAGAGTCTTCGTTATCATCGTATCGTCAAGCGTTAATGGGTAGCTTCGTCGGTCAAGATTTGAAGAAGTATAAAGACGCTACACACCATTTTGACAAGTTTCCGCAATATTTCGACCAGTATATTCCGATGATGAACCGCGCAGCCAGTCAGATGCTAACGGTAGATGGCACTTCGAAGCGACAGAAGCAGAAGAAAATTTGGCGCGACATCGGGCCTATGAAGGCGAAGTTCAAAATCGCTCGAGACATGTATCGGGCATGGAAGGTGATGAAGTGA
- a CDS encoding electron transfer flavoprotein subunit beta/FixA family protein: MLHIVVCIKQVPDTKIIKMNPKTNTMDRSSAPAILNPYDTHAVEEAVRLRARYGGRVSVLTMGPPPAVKAIKKCIEIGADEGYMISDRAFAGADTLATSYALTKALEKIAAEYAPVDLILCGKMTIDGDTGQVGPGIARRLDMPPLTSVNKVVELNLEERFAIVHRKLEDGYEVIQSTLPCLMSVEKTINEVPYSTMPNMLRAARYQPQIWAVSDLPNIDKTQLGLKGSPTIVSAVWAPQKPQGGKLIEGDAKQQVEELISVLMEQRILFEATPRGGEH; this comes from the coding sequence GTGTTACATATTGTTGTGTGCATAAAGCAGGTCCCGGATACGAAGATCATTAAGATGAATCCAAAGACGAATACGATGGATCGGTCCAGCGCACCTGCGATTTTGAATCCCTATGATACCCATGCTGTGGAAGAGGCTGTTAGATTACGTGCTCGCTATGGTGGACGGGTGTCGGTATTGACGATGGGGCCTCCACCTGCAGTAAAGGCAATCAAGAAGTGTATAGAGATCGGTGCAGATGAAGGGTATATGATTTCGGATCGAGCTTTTGCAGGTGCGGATACTTTGGCGACGAGCTATGCATTAACGAAGGCGCTGGAGAAGATCGCAGCAGAGTATGCACCAGTTGATCTTATTCTCTGTGGCAAAATGACGATCGACGGGGATACGGGTCAAGTCGGTCCGGGCATCGCACGTCGGTTGGATATGCCCCCACTAACTTCTGTGAATAAGGTAGTTGAACTTAATTTAGAGGAGCGTTTTGCTATTGTCCATCGCAAATTAGAAGATGGCTATGAAGTCATTCAATCCACACTACCTTGTCTAATGTCTGTAGAGAAAACCATTAATGAAGTACCGTACTCTACGATGCCGAATATGCTTCGTGCTGCCCGATATCAGCCTCAAATATGGGCGGTAAGTGACTTGCCCAACATAGACAAAACGCAGCTTGGCTTAAAAGGTTCGCCAACGATTGTAAGCGCAGTGTGGGCTCCTCAAAAGCCGCAAGGAGGTAAGCTCATTGAAGGAGATGCCAAACAGCAGGTAGAGGAGCTAATTTCCGTTTTAATGGAGCAACGAATACTGTTTGAAGCTACACCGAGAGGAGGCGAGCACTGA